The window CGACACCCGCGGGTGCGCCCCCTCCGCCTACCGCGACCTGCTGCGCCGGCTGTGCGTCGGTGTCCCCGCCTGGCGCCCACGCCACAGCCATCGCGCCGCCGACGAGGGTGAACAGGAAACCGACGACGAAACCGCCGAAGTTGGACACCGGAATGGACACCAGGCCCAGCAGAATCGCCGCGACGCCCGCGAAGGTCCGGATGTGCTTCTGGAACCACAGACTGATGCCCAGCACAACGAGCAGCACACCGATGATCAGGGAGCCGGCGCCCGCGGTGGTCGCCATCGCCAGGGTCAGGTGGCCGATCTGAAGGTTCGCGTACGGGAAGTACATGATCGGAAAGCCACCGATCATGATGAACAGGCCGGCCCAGAACGGCCTAGTGCCCCGCCAGGCGCGGAACTGCAGCCTCCGGCGGGCGAACTGACCGGGCGCGGCAGAGATCTCGGCGCTCATGGAAAACAGCTCCCTGGTGCGGCGTTGCTGTGGTGAGGGTGGTACTGCGATGAGGGGTTGAGGGTGAAGAGGCGGCCGAAGCCCCGACGGGCGGGGCGCCATCGGCCCCCCGCCCGCCACGGAGTGCTCAGTAGCACTCGACGCCGGCACCCTTGCCCTTGTGCAGCGACATGTGCAGACCGCTCAGCTTGAAGGTTCCGGCAGTGGTCGCCCACGCCGTCTGCTTCACGTTCTTCAGCGTCGCAGACTCCGCCTGCTGACCGAAGCCGTTCGGGTTGGCCTGTTCCTTGCCACCCTTCATGCCGGGGCCGGGGCCGTTCTTCATGTCCCCGGCCGCTACACCGATGTCGATGTTGCGGAACTCGGCATCCGCCTGAAGGTCCTCGACGTCGATGTACAGGTTCTTGGCATAGACCTGCTTCTTCTGGTCGCTGCTGTCACCTGCCTCCAGCCTCAGAGTGATGTCCCCGACGAAAGGCACACTCGGGGTGACAACGGACTGGCACATCTTCTCGATGTAGGCCGACTCGAATGCCGAGACCGCCACCGCGTGCCCCGTCTTCTCGCCGGAGAGAGTAGTCCCCTGGTCGACGGCCCCGTACTGGGAGAAGCCCGTACCGTTGAGCTCCTTCGCCGTGACCTTGAACGACTGCCCCGACACACTGAACGACGCGGCGAGTGCACCCTGCGCGAGGGCGACACCTATCACAGCCGTGGCGGCGACGCTGGGCACCATCACCACAGCGAACCGCTTCCATCTCGTCCCGCCACGCACCTGGGACTCCATATTTCCTCCTTCTCGGACGTACATCTCCTGCCCTGGCTCGCCCCGAATGGCGGCTCAGCCGGGCAGGGATGGGAGAAGTGCTACGTCCTCGGGAAGGAGAGCGCCTGCACTCGGCGGCGCAACTCGCGCCCGAATCACCGGCGATCACCCCCGAGCGACAACCACTGGTCGCGCCTGACACGCATCACGCACAACCCTGCTGGACAGGCTTCGCCGGGTGGGCGAAGACCCCCCTGTCCAAGAGCCGGCGCCACTGCCGCCGGCTCTGCTCGGTGGGGACCCTGGATGTCCCGCGACCCAACCGGCTGCCGGGGTACGGGAATGGACCGAGCGTGGCCGATCGTGGTGCATTCTCGCCGCCCGCACAAGGGGGTTCGTTACTGGCTAGTAACGGCCGTATAACCGAACAACGACCCATCGGTCTCGGCCGACGACGCAGGGTGGTCCTCACCTGCGGTACAAAGCTGTTGATCAATGGACAGAAACCGACAGATCAACGCCCGTGACTTACTCGCAGTAACAGCGGCCGCGATTACCAAGTTTTGGTAAAGCGCGGCCGCGGTGACGTTCCGTGGGCAAATCTTTCACGTGGGCACCACAAGCCCGCGTGTTTAACGACTGGTCAGAACAGGGCGCGTGCCAGGGCCCTGCGCGCCGCGATCACCCGCGGATCCTCGGGCCCGACCACCTCGAACAGCTCCAGCAGCCGCATCCGCACGGTGTCCCGGTCGTCACCCACCGTGCGCGCCACGGTCTCGATCAGACGGCCGAAAGCGTCCTCGACATGGCCGCCCACCAGATCCAGGTCGGCCGCGGCGATCTGCGCCCGCACATCGGCCGGCTTGTCGGCCGCGTCCTTGCGCACCTGCTGCGGGTCGACGCCCTGCACCCGCTGGAGCAACTCGGCCTGGGCGAGACCCAGTTTGGCCTCTTCGTTGCCCGGGTCCTCGTTCAGTACGTTCTTGTACGCCTGGATCGCACCGCTCAGATCACCCGAGTCCAGCGCCTGTACGGCGGCCTCGAGGACCGCGTCGTGCGGACCGGCCGGACGCTCGGGAGTCTCCGGGGCACCGCCCGCCTCGGCGTCGGGGTCGACAGTGAGACCCGTCAGGCCGAAGCGCTGCTCGGCGACCTGCACGAGCTGGTCCAGGGTTCCCCGGATCTGCTCCTCGCCCGCGGCCCCCTGGAAGAGCGGCAGCGCCTGCCCCGCGACGACCGCGAACACCGCGGGGATCCCCTGGATGCCGAACTGCTGCATCAGCATCTGGTTGGCGTCGACGTCGATCTTGGCGAGCAGGAAACGGCCGTTGTACTCGACGGCCAGCCGCTCCAGGACCGGGCTCAGCTGCTTGCAGGGCTGACACCACTCGGCCCAGAAGTCGATGACGACGGGCACTTCGGCGGACCGCTGCAGGACGTCGGTCTCGAATCCCGCCTCATCGACGTCGATGACGAGGTCGGCCGGGGAGATCGCCCCCGCACCGCCCTCCCGGGCGGTCTGGGCACGCGCCTGCTCCGCCTTCGCCTTGGCCTCCTGGGCCGCCTTCACCGCGGCGAGGTCGACGACTCCGCTCATGGACATGTTCCGTGGCTGCATGCGTCTATCCTCCCCCGTACTGCGCGCGCGTGTGAAAAACGGTGTGAAAGCCGGGCCGGTCGGGTCCCGTTCGGCGCCGGGTCCCCACCCCACGCCAAGTCGCCGAAGCCCGTGTACGTCCATCACGGGCTTTCGCTACGAGACGTAGCGTAATGGCACGCCGTGCCGCCGGACCACCACCCCCCGGTGATCTCCCTCACGGCCACACAGGAACCGCCCGTTATGGTCATGGCATGCAGAGCCGCAGCCCAGCCAGCCGCACCGGGCGCCCGCGCAGCGCCGCGGCGGACGCCGCGATCCTGGCCGCCACCCGGGCGGCCCTGGTGGAACTGGGCTGGTCCAAACTCACCCTGGGAGACGTCGCAACCCGCGCCGGGGTTGCAAAAACAACCCTCTATCGCCGCTGGGCGGGCAAGAACGAACTGGTCGTCGACGCGGTGGCGGAACTCTTCGACGAACTGGAGCTGCCGGACAGCGGCTCACTGGCCGCGGACATCGAGGGCGTCGTCCTCCAGTTCGCCACGATTCTGGCCCGCCCTGAGGCGCGGAGCGGACTGATGGCGGTGGTCGCGGAGTCGACGAGAGACGACGCCCTTCGGGAACGTATCCGCGAGTCGATCGTGAACCGCCAGAAGCGCCTGGTCGTGGAGGGCCGGACCAGAGCACAGGCCCGTGGCGAGCTACCCCCGGAGACAGACCCGTCGGAGTCGGCCCGCACGGTGGACCTGATCTTCGACGTAATCGCGGGCGCTGTCGTACATCGGGCCTTGGTGAGCGCCGAGCCCGTCGACGCGACGTGGGCGTGGAGTCTCACCGCACTCCTGCTCAACGGCCTGGCGGCAGCGGCGGCAGTCTGACGCCCGCTCGCGGCTCATTGGGTGGAGCGGAGAGGGATGGTGACCTCTCTCGTTGCCATGCGGCCGGCCGACGGAGGGCCTGTCCCGTGTGGGTTGGGGACCGGGTGGAGCGGAGGGGTAGCCCCTCCGCTCCGGCGGCCTCATTCAGCAGACGGTTGCGTGGCAGGCGAGCTGCGCGCACCCGTCCGCATGCGACGGTCACGCCTGGTGATTGAGGTCCTTTGTCACCAGGGACCGTGCGTGGCCGAAACGGCTTCCGAGCTCGACGAACATGTCGCGGCTCTTTGCATCGACAGCCACGTAGTTCGCCTTTAGCGCGCGCAGGACCATCCGGTACCCGAGGTCCGCGCAGGCCCGGACGGTTACCAGCTCAAGGGCTGGAACAAGACCCGGCAGGGAGAGCGGATAGATCCGGTTCTCGACGGCGCCCGTGAGGTCATGGTCGATCCGTCCGATGGCCTGGAGAACGTCCCGTCGTAGTCGCTCGTCTGTTTCAGGGGCGGCGGGTGGGGAGATGAACGCAGGGTCGTTGCGGCGTTCGGCTGTGAGCCATGCCTGTTCCATCTTCCACAGCCAGGTGCGGGTGCTTATGCCGTCCTTGGCCGGGTCAAAGACATGGTCCGTCGCACCCAGCCACACCGTGCGGATCGTCGCGTCAGGCAGCGAGGACTCCATCAGACGCCGCACGTCTTGTCCCAGCCGTACCGCCGCCGGTTGAGACAGGACCGCCACTGCCCTCTCCGCGACACAGAGCATCGCTTCGACAGGCCCTCGCTCGGCAAGGCAGTCGAGTTCTTCCACAGGGAGGTCCTCCAAGTCGTCGCACTCGGCGGCCACCCAGGACAACCCAGTCTCTTCCGTCATGGTCAGCTTTCCAGGTAGGCGGTGTAGACGACGTATTTGCTGGGCTTGTGCTGCTTGCCCACATACTTCAGTTTGATGATCACCGTCGTACCGGCCGCCACTCCCTGCGGGCCGTTCCTCACCCACTTCTGCCCGAGTGACGGGCCCATGTCCCGGATCGTCCACCTAATCGTCTTCAGGTCCCGGTCCGGCATGAAGCCGATCTTCTTTCCGATTCTCTGGGCCTGCTGGATCTTCCAGTCGTCTAGTTCCTTCGCCTTGCCAGCCTGTTTGATCCACGCTGTCATGGCCTTGTCGACGGCCTCCGCGGCGATCGCCTCACTGGTCCATCTCGTTGCGATGCCGTTCTTCGACTTCTCCGCCTTTTGCGCCATGGCATTGTCGTTCGGGCGTACGTGTTCCCTCAGCGTATGGGCTTCCTCGAGCCCCTCGTCGGCCACGATGTTCGTGCAATTGTGGACGAGGACGTCCTGGGGACGTCCCCCTGCAGTGCCGACGTAGAAGGTGCGCAACCTGTCGACTGTCAGGTCGTACACCTCGCGGGGGACGAGACCGGCTCGATCCCGGAGAGCGGTGACCGTCCGGAGTTCGCCGTCCGGTGTGCGCAACCGGTCGCCCGGGCGTAGGTCGGAGACCACGGTCCAGCCGCGCCCCTCGACATGGAAGAGGTGACCCGCCGTGCTACTCAGGGTCCCGTCAGCCACGGTGATGTCCACCAGGCGCCGGGTGTCGTGCCGGAACGTGTCGATCACCGGCTGAGCGGTCGACCGACCGGACACCAGGTCCGTCGCAAGTACGAGGTCGCCGACGCGTACGTCGCGGATCTCCTTCCGCGAGCCGTCCGCCATGAGCACCCGCGTGTCACCGGGAAAGCTGTTGACCCTACAGGCAGTGACGACGTCCTCGTAGCCGTTGATCGTGCTCTCGATCTTGGCGAGGGAAGCCGTGTCCAGATCCAGAGCCTTCAGTGCCTTGAACGCGTCGCTGACTCCGACTCCGGTATGCATCGCGGCGTCCAGCGCGTGGATCGCCTCAGCGACTTTGCCGAACGCCTTGCCGGGGATGAAGTTGCTGGCGGCCCAGGCGCAACCACTCGCGCTGCCGTGCCAGCAGTCGACGAAGTCCTGGACCAAAACGGCCTTGAGTATCTTGTAGACGACGGTCTGCTGAATGAGATCCAGCTTGCTGAACGACCGGGTGACCTCCTTCTTCAAGCCCTTGAATGGCTGCGTGTCGAGCAGCACCGTGTCCGAGGTGGGGCAGCCGGAGGCGGTGGCCGGAACCTCGGGATTAGTGCACAGGAAGAAGTCCACCGTGGCGCTGAACGTCACCAGGAACGTGACGGTGCAGCCCTCGAAACCGACTTCGATGACGCACGGGTTCTGCTGCTTTGCGTCGGTTACCTCTACGCTGTCCTCATTGACGACGTAGAACAGGCCGCCGATCCCGGTGCCGCTGCCGCTCGAGATCTGCTTGTTGGCAGCCTTCCGCTCGGCGGACTCCGCTGCTTCCTGCGCCTCGTCTGCGTACTTCTTCGCGTCCTTGGCCGCTTCCTCCGCCTCAGTCGCCGCGGCGTCGGCGCGGTTGGCTGCTGCGCGGGCGTCGTTGGCTGCCTCTTCGGCTGCCGCGGCGGCGGTGCGGGCGGCTTCGGCGTCAAGGGCGGCCTGGTCGGCGGAGTCGCGGGCGTCTCTGGCATGGCCCTCGGCCCGCCCGGCTGCCTTGTCAGCAGCCGCCGCGTCCTCGGTGGCCTGGCGGTTGTATTCGAGGGTGCGGGCCAGGGACGCGGTTGCCTTGGACGCGGCCTTGGCGGCGTCGGCGGCGTAGCCGAGGGCTTCCTTGGCGTAGGCGCGGGCGTCGGAGGCATGTCCGGCTGCGTTGGCCGCGTGCTGGTAGGCGGCCTTGGCATCGCCCTTCGCCTGGTCGGCCAGGTTCTTGGCGGCTGAGGCCTCTGCCGCCGCGTTCTTGGCGTGGGCGTCGGCGACGGCCTTCTGCTGTTCGGCGATCGTCTTGGATGCCTGGCCGGTGAGGACGACCAGGCCGGCGGCCGAGTCGGTGGTGACGTACGGGGAGCCGAGCTGGATCGCGTCGTTGGCGGGCTTGGCGACCTGGGCGGCGGCGTTGCCGGCGTCCACGGCGGCCTGTGCGGTGACGTGGGCGTAGCCCGCGGCCTTCGCGGAGGCGGCCAGTGCCTTGGCGGCCTCCTTGTTCGCCTCGTCCGCGTGGGACTTGGCGGTCTTGGCCTGCTTCTCCGCCTCGTCGGCCATCGCGACCGCGGCCTTCGCCTCCGAGGAGGCGTGCTCGGAGGCGTCGATGGCGTCGGCCGCGGCGCTGGTCGCGGTCTTCACCGCGGCGTCGGACTTCAGCTTCGCCGCCTGGGCGCCGTCCGCGTGGGCGCGGGACCGCTTGGCCGCCGCCTCCGCCCGGGTGGCCGCCGCGTCGGCGTCTGCTGCCGCCTTGGTCGCGGCGTCCGCCGCGGAACGGGACCTCGTGGCGGCAGCCTCGGCGTCATCCGCGTGCCCGGCCGCGGCGTCGGCCGCCGCTCTGGCCTCCTGGGCGTTGCTGTCGGACTCGTGGGCCTGGGCGTAGGCCTCCTTGGCGTCGGCCTTGGCGCGGGCGGCGTCGGCCTTCTGCTCGGCGTCCCAGGCGTCGTCGCGCAGGTCGCGCGCCTTGTCGCGAGCCTTCACAGCGGCGTTCTTCTTCTCGACCGCCGTGCCCTCGGCCGCCTCAGCCTTGTCCTTGGCGTCCTCGGCCTTCGTCGCCTCGGCTTCGGCGTTCTTCCTGTGCTGGGCGGCCTCGGCCTGCTTCGCGGCGGCCGTCTTCTTCTCCGCCTCGGCCGTCTTCTCCTCGGCCTCGGCGGCCAGACGCTCGGAATGGGCCTCGGCGGCTGCCGCCTTGGCCTCGCCCTCGGCCTTCAGCGCTTCGGCGAGCTTGGCCTCCGCCGTCTCCTTGTCCTTCTTGGCGTTATCGCGGTGCAGCTTCGCGGCGTCGGCCGCGGCCTTCGCCTGGGACTCGGCCATCGCCGCGGCGGCCTTGCGGAACTCCGCCTTCGTCTGCGCGGCCTGGGCCAGGGCCCGTTGCGCGATGGTCGCGCTGTCACCGGCCGAGGCGCGGGTGGCGGCCTCTGCTGTCGTACCTGCCTTCACCATCGCCTCAAGCGCCGCTGCCGCGCCCTTGGTGATCTGAGCCTTCTGCTGGCCGACCAGCAGGCCACGGCCGCGCGGGGCACCGGCCTCGTCGGCGATGGCATAAGCGGCCTTCTGCGCGGCGTCCGTGCCGACGGCGCTCTTCTGTGCCGCGTCCGACTGAGCCTTGAGGATGTCGAGCTGCTTCTTCGCCTGCGTCTGTGCCGCTGCGATGTTCTTCTTGGCCTGGTCGAACTGCGCCTTGTCCGGGTAGTCATGGTCGTCCGTGCCCTTGTGGCCCGTGGGAACGACCCGGAACTTCTGCGGGTTCGTGCCGTTGCACCCCCACAGCCAGGCGTTGTGACTGTTGTCGAACTTGTTCAGGTCCAGGCACTTGTCCGTGGCGACGTTGCGCAGCTCACTGACAGCCCGGACATCGAACTTCCACTGCTGCGCCTTGCTGCCGTTGCACGTCCAGATCTGGATCTTCGTGCCGTTGGCAGGGTCACTGTTCTCTACGTCCAGGCACTTGTCGGACTTGACATTGACGAGGTTGTAGCTGCCACCGGAAGCACTGCGGAGCTGCCACTGCTGCCCCGAGGCGTTGTTGCACGTGTAGACCTGCACCGGCGTGCCGGAAGCCGTCTTGCCGCCCTCGGCGTCCAGGCACTTGCCCTTGGCCGCCTCGACCTGGATCACCGTCGGGGAGTCCCCGATCCAGCCGATACCACCCGGAGCCCAGTAGTCCTGCCAACGGACCAGACGGTCGGCGACCCACGAGTGCCCCAGCAGGTTCCCCAACGCCTTCGCACCGGCAGCGAGGGAGTTGGTAGTGTCCTTGCTGGACTTCAGGATCTGGTTGCGCTGACCGGCCTGGGCAGTGATCTCCCGCTGCCACTCCGAAGCGGCCGTCTCGGCAATACCGCCCCAGACCCTGTTCGGGTCAATCGGATCCCGCCAGGCACAGGCCGCGAACCTGGTCTTCAGGTCCTCGACCGCGATCCGGTGTTCGGCGGTACCGGGCTCCGGTGCGGTGCGGGAGAATCCGCCGGAGGCCAGGAACATACGGGCGTCATCAGCGCCCTTGCCGTTGAAAGTGTCAAACAACCCCTCGAAGGCCCGTCGTTCCTCGTACTGGCGCTGCCGCTCCTCGTTGGGCAGGTCCGGATCGTAGGGCCTCTCGCCGTAAAGCGGGGCCCCCAGATCGGTCACGGCCTTGAGCGTCTTCTCGTCCGCCTTCGGCGTCGAATCCTCATAGAAGTCGCCGTCGTCTTTCCAGAACCTGGCGGCCACCCAAGAGGTCAGTCCGGTCTGCGTATAGAAGTCGCTTTCCTTGCTGCCGGTCGAGCCGGGAGGGTCCTTCCAGTCGGCCAACGAGTCGAAGCCACCCGGCTGCGACAGCCCGTCGAGCGGCTTGCCCCATTCCCCAAGCCGGTTGTTGAGGGCGTTGAGCTCCTTCGAGGCCGCGTCCCTGTCCTGCTGGTACGCAACGGCCAGCGGGGTGTCCTCCCAGTGCTGCCGGTTGGCCAGGGCATGCAGCTTGTCCGACGGCTGGTTCAACCCGTCCTGCGCGGTCGCGGCCATGGACGGCCCACCCAGACGCAGCACATCCGCCATCAGGCACTGGTCCTGCCGCAGGTGCTCAGCCGCGGTGTCCTCGGACCAGTCGGACGAGCCGTTCGCCGGGGCGGCCACCTCCGATCCGGTGAGCCGATCCAGCACGTCGGGCTGGACCGCCACGCCGGCCAACACGGCCACGGCCACCGCGGACGTCACGACGGAAGTCAGGAACCGGGACTTACCCGATCCGGACGAAACACGGGTTCTGGGCAGGAAGGGCCCAGGTCTTGGGCGCAAGGAAGTATCCCCTCATCGCAAAGGAAGGCGCTGGGGGTGCCCGTCAGAAGGAGCGGAGGAAATGCGTGAAAAGCCGGTGTCCCGGCATGACGGTGCGTCCCTCCCCATGGCGACGATGTCCCCCCGGTCGCCGGTGACGCGCGCTGTGGCGGAGGGGTCAGCTCCGCCGGGCGCGACGATCACCATACGCGCGGGTAACCAGGTCGGGACAGTGTTGACTCAGGGGCTGGGGCGACGTGGCGCGATATATCCGTGGCGGATGTTCACACCCCGCATGCGCAATCCGCGTGCTCACACCGCGGATCATTTGTGCGGGACTCGTGAATGTGAAACAGCCGTCGGGCCCCGGCAGCTCGTGAGATTGACTGAATCTCGTCGCACTGTGCGAAGAGGTTGTGAGGCAAGTGCCACCCCCTCATGGCCTCCAGCTGACCTCACAGGGCCTACAGCTAGAACCCCGCCGGCTCGGTGTACACCCCCCACTCGTCCCGCAGCACGTCGCAGATCTCGCCGAGGGTCGCCTCCGCCCGCACCGCGTCCAGCATCGGCGTGATCATGTTCGCGCCGCTGCGGGCGGCGGCCAGCATCGCGTCCAGGGCCGTCCGGACCGCGGTGTCGTCGCGGCCCGCCTTGCGCGCAGCCAGCACCCGCACCTGCTCCCGCTCCACCTCATGGCTGACCCGCAGGATCTCCAGATCCCCGGTCACGGACCCGTGGTGGGCGTTGACCCCGACGACCCGCTTGTCGCCCTTCTCCAGCGCCCGCTGGTACTGGAAGGCCGACTCGGCGATCTCCCCGGTGAACCAGCCGTCCTCGATGCCGCGCAGGATCCCGGAGGTGATCGGCCCGATCGGGTGCCGTCCGTCGGGGTGGGCCCGCAGACCCCGTTCCCTTATCTGCTCGAAGATCTTCTCCGCGTCGGCCTCGATGCGGTCGGTGAGCTGCTCGACGTACCAGGAACCGCCCAGCGGATCGGCCACGTTGGCGACGCCGGTCTCCTCCATCAGCACCTGCTGCGTCCGCAGCGCGATCTCCGCCGCCTGCTCACTGGGCAGCGCGAGCGTCTCGTCGAGGGCGTTGGTGTGCAGCGAGTTGGTCCCGCCGAGCACGGCCGCCAGCGCCTCCACGGCTGTCCGTACGACGTTGTTGTACGGCTGCTGCGCGGTGAGGGAGACCCCGGCCGTCTGGGTGTGGAAGCGCAGCCACTGCGCCTTCTCGCTCTTCGCGCCGTACACGTCCCGCATCCAGCGAGCCCAGATCCGGCGCGCCGCACGGAACTTGGCGATCTCCTCGAAGAAGTCGACGTGCGCGTCGAAGAAGAAGGAGAGGCCGGGGGCGAAGACATCGACGTCGAGCCCGCGCGACAGCCCCAACTCCACGTATCCGAAGCCGTCCGCGAGCGTGTACGCCAGCTCCTGCGCGGCCGTCGCCCCGGCCTCGCGGATGTGGTAGCCGGAGACGGACAGCGGCTTGTACGCGGGGATGCCGGCCGCGCAGTGCTCCATCAGGTCGCCGATGAGCCGCAGATGCGGCTCGGGCTGGAAGAGCCACTCCTTCTGGGCGATGTACTCCTTGAAGATGTCCGTCTGGAGCGTGCCGTTCAGGACGGCCGGGTCGATGCCCTGGCGTTCGGCGGCGACCAGGTACATGCAGAAGACGGGGACGGCCGGGCCGCTGATGGTCATCGACGTCGTGACGTCGCCCAGCGGGATGTCCTTGAAGAGGACCTCCATGTCGGCGGCCGAGTCGATGGCGACACCGCAGTGCCCGACCTCGCCCAGGGAGCGCGCGTCGTCGGAGTCACGGCCCATGAGCGTCGGCATGTCGAAGGCGACCGAGAGCCCGCCCCCGCCGTTGCCGAGGATCATCTTGTAGCGCTCGTTGGTCTGCTCGGCGTTGCCGAACCCGGCGAACTGCCGGATGGTCCACGTACGCCCTCGGTAGCCGGTCGCGTACAGGCCGCGGGTGTAGGGATACTCCCCGGGCCACCCGATCCGCTCGAAACCGTCGTACCTGTCCCCGGGCCGCGGCCCGTACACCGGCTCCACGGGGTCGCCGGAGAGCGTGGTGAAGTCGGCCTCGCGCTTGCGCGCGGCGTCGTACCGGGCCTGCCAGCGGCGGCGGCCCTCCTCGATGGCGTCAGCGTCCATACCCTCGAATTTACTAGGACGTCCTAGTAAATGTCGATGGGAGACCGCCGTACGTTCGTCCGTACGGCGGTCGGGTCGTGCGAGCTACGCCTTGGCGGGCGCGGGCGAGTCCTCCGCGAGCCGGGACTCCAGCTCGTGGCTGATCTTGCGCTCCACGAAGAAGGCGGCCGTCGGAACGGTCCCGGCGAGCAGCACCCAGACCTGCTTGCCGACCGGCCACTTCGCCTTGGAGCCCAGGTCGAAGGCGAAGACCAGGTACAGGACGTACAGCCAGCCGTGCGCGATGCTGACGACGCGCGTGAAGTCGGCCGCGCCGTTCAGGTCGAGCAGATACTTGCCGATCATGCCCAGGGTCAGCAGGACCAGCAGCACGCCGGTGACATAGGCCATCACGCGGTAGCGGGTCAGCACGCTCTTTTTCATGCCGTCGAGCGTAACGACCCGTTCCGGGGGATCTTGCCCCGGGTCACTGCTCCTCGAAGTCCCCCGCCGCGATCCGCAGCGGCCGCAGCATCGCGAAGATCTCCCCGCACTCCTCGGCGTCGTACGCCCCGAGCCCGAAGTCCATCGCCATCAGGTCGCGGGTGGCCGCCTCGACCACCTCGCGGCCCTTCTCGGTGATGCTGGCCAGGGTGCCGCGCCCGTCGTTGGGGTTGGGCCGCTTGTCGACGAGACCCGACTTCACCAGCCGGTCCACGGTGTTCGTCACGGACGTGGGGTGCACCATGAGCCGCTCGCCGATCTTGGACATCGGCAGCTCGCCGGACTTGGAGAAGGTGAGCAGCACCAGCGCCTCGTAGCGCGCGAACGTCAGCCCGTACGGCTTGACCACCGAGTCGACCTCGGCGAGCAGGATCTGCTGGGCGCGCATGATCGAGGTGATCGCGGCCATGGACGGCACGTTTCCCCAGCGCTGCTTCCAGCGTTCGTCGGCGCGCGCGATCGGATCGAAGGAGAGACTGAGCGGCTTCGGCACGAACCCGACCTTACCGGCCGGTCACATGGTGGTCAGCCCCGTCTCGCCCTTCGGTCCGGCGCCTCCGGCTCCGCCATACGGGGGCAGGGCGAGCCCATGTCCTTTACATGGCTATTCATACGAGTATGTAACTATTGATAACAGCTCCATCACTGAACGTCACCTTCCTCACAGGGAGCGGCATGAGACGGCTGAACCACGCCC of the Streptomyces koelreuteriae genome contains:
- a CDS encoding DUF6114 domain-containing protein, with the translated sequence MSAEISAAPGQFARRRLQFRAWRGTRPFWAGLFIMIGGFPIMYFPYANLQIGHLTLAMATTAGAGSLIIGVLLVVLGISLWFQKHIRTFAGVAAILLGLVSIPVSNFGGFVVGFLFTLVGGAMAVAWAPGGDTDAQPAQQVAVGGGGAPAGVADSDTTILRPVAGEPNDLSGTSPANGANGRRSAG
- a CDS encoding DUF6230 family protein, which translates into the protein MESQVRGGTRWKRFAVVMVPSVAATAVIGVALAQGALAASFSVSGQSFKVTAKELNGTGFSQYGAVDQGTTLSGEKTGHAVAVSAFESAYIEKMCQSVVTPSVPFVGDITLRLEAGDSSDQKKQVYAKNLYIDVEDLQADAEFRNIDIGVAAGDMKNGPGPGMKGGKEQANPNGFGQQAESATLKNVKQTAWATTAGTFKLSGLHMSLHKGKGAGVECY
- a CDS encoding tetratricopeptide repeat protein is translated as MQPRNMSMSGVVDLAAVKAAQEAKAKAEQARAQTAREGGAGAISPADLVIDVDEAGFETDVLQRSAEVPVVIDFWAEWCQPCKQLSPVLERLAVEYNGRFLLAKIDVDANQMLMQQFGIQGIPAVFAVVAGQALPLFQGAAGEEQIRGTLDQLVQVAEQRFGLTGLTVDPDAEAGGAPETPERPAGPHDAVLEAAVQALDSGDLSGAIQAYKNVLNEDPGNEEAKLGLAQAELLQRVQGVDPQQVRKDAADKPADVRAQIAAADLDLVGGHVEDAFGRLIETVARTVGDDRDTVRMRLLELFEVVGPEDPRVIAARRALARALF
- a CDS encoding TetR/AcrR family transcriptional regulator, producing the protein MQSRSPASRTGRPRSAAADAAILAATRAALVELGWSKLTLGDVATRAGVAKTTLYRRWAGKNELVVDAVAELFDELELPDSGSLAADIEGVVLQFATILARPEARSGLMAVVAESTRDDALRERIRESIVNRQKRLVVEGRTRAQARGELPPETDPSESARTVDLIFDVIAGAVVHRALVSAEPVDATWAWSLTALLLNGLAAAAAV
- a CDS encoding RICIN domain-containing protein — encoded protein: MRPRPGPFLPRTRVSSGSGKSRFLTSVVTSAVAVAVLAGVAVQPDVLDRLTGSEVAAPANGSSDWSEDTAAEHLRQDQCLMADVLRLGGPSMAATAQDGLNQPSDKLHALANRQHWEDTPLAVAYQQDRDAASKELNALNNRLGEWGKPLDGLSQPGGFDSLADWKDPPGSTGSKESDFYTQTGLTSWVAARFWKDDGDFYEDSTPKADEKTLKAVTDLGAPLYGERPYDPDLPNEERQRQYEERRAFEGLFDTFNGKGADDARMFLASGGFSRTAPEPGTAEHRIAVEDLKTRFAACAWRDPIDPNRVWGGIAETAASEWQREITAQAGQRNQILKSSKDTTNSLAAGAKALGNLLGHSWVADRLVRWQDYWAPGGIGWIGDSPTVIQVEAAKGKCLDAEGGKTASGTPVQVYTCNNASGQQWQLRSASGGSYNLVNVKSDKCLDVENSDPANGTKIQIWTCNGSKAQQWKFDVRAVSELRNVATDKCLDLNKFDNSHNAWLWGCNGTNPQKFRVVPTGHKGTDDHDYPDKAQFDQAKKNIAAAQTQAKKQLDILKAQSDAAQKSAVGTDAAQKAAYAIADEAGAPRGRGLLVGQQKAQITKGAAAALEAMVKAGTTAEAATRASAGDSATIAQRALAQAAQTKAEFRKAAAAMAESQAKAAADAAKLHRDNAKKDKETAEAKLAEALKAEGEAKAAAAEAHSERLAAEAEEKTAEAEKKTAAAKQAEAAQHRKNAEAEATKAEDAKDKAEAAEGTAVEKKNAAVKARDKARDLRDDAWDAEQKADAARAKADAKEAYAQAHESDSNAQEARAAADAAAGHADDAEAAATRSRSAADAATKAAADADAAATRAEAAAKRSRAHADGAQAAKLKSDAAVKTATSAAADAIDASEHASSEAKAAVAMADEAEKQAKTAKSHADEANKEAAKALAASAKAAGYAHVTAQAAVDAGNAAAQVAKPANDAIQLGSPYVTTDSAAGLVVLTGQASKTIAEQQKAVADAHAKNAAAEASAAKNLADQAKGDAKAAYQHAANAAGHASDARAYAKEALGYAADAAKAASKATASLARTLEYNRQATEDAAAADKAAGRAEGHARDARDSADQAALDAEAARTAAAAAEEAANDARAAANRADAAATEAEEAAKDAKKYADEAQEAAESAERKAANKQISSGSGTGIGGLFYVVNEDSVEVTDAKQQNPCVIEVGFEGCTVTFLVTFSATVDFFLCTNPEVPATASGCPTSDTVLLDTQPFKGLKKEVTRSFSKLDLIQQTVVYKILKAVLVQDFVDCWHGSASGCAWAASNFIPGKAFGKVAEAIHALDAAMHTGVGVSDAFKALKALDLDTASLAKIESTINGYEDVVTACRVNSFPGDTRVLMADGSRKEIRDVRVGDLVLATDLVSGRSTAQPVIDTFRHDTRRLVDITVADGTLSSTAGHLFHVEGRGWTVVSDLRPGDRLRTPDGELRTVTALRDRAGLVPREVYDLTVDRLRTFYVGTAGGRPQDVLVHNCTNIVADEGLEEAHTLREHVRPNDNAMAQKAEKSKNGIATRWTSEAIAAEAVDKAMTAWIKQAGKAKELDDWKIQQAQRIGKKIGFMPDRDLKTIRWTIRDMGPSLGQKWVRNGPQGVAAGTTVIIKLKYVGKQHKPSKYVVYTAYLES